In the Ensifer adhaerens genome, one interval contains:
- a CDS encoding FadR/GntR family transcriptional regulator — protein sequence MEAVNNMERGTSLAAKISAALRRDLAEGVFRPGDRLPSESALTREYSVSRTVVREAIAILRADGLVEARKGAGIFALETKPEKNQPFNDLKTERISSVIELLELRTVFEVESAGLAAARRSPAQIETILEAHHRVGECLATGSPTRDADFELHLAIAEATQNRRFPEFLQLIRTGIIPRGELQGSAPGSRPKDYNLHLQEEHGQIVEAIIEGNAEAARERMRAHLRGSLERYNALLRSRTMTPDAI from the coding sequence ATGGAAGCCGTTAACAATATGGAGCGTGGCACGTCGCTTGCGGCGAAAATCAGCGCCGCACTGCGTCGCGATCTGGCGGAAGGCGTGTTCCGCCCCGGCGACAGGCTTCCGAGCGAAAGCGCTCTGACGCGCGAGTATTCCGTCAGCCGTACCGTCGTGCGGGAAGCGATCGCTATCCTTCGTGCGGACGGCCTGGTCGAAGCGCGCAAGGGCGCGGGCATCTTTGCCCTTGAGACAAAGCCGGAAAAGAACCAGCCTTTCAACGATTTGAAGACGGAGCGGATTTCGTCTGTCATCGAACTTCTCGAACTTCGGACGGTCTTTGAGGTCGAATCGGCGGGGCTGGCGGCCGCACGCCGTTCTCCCGCCCAGATCGAGACGATCCTGGAAGCCCATCATCGTGTCGGCGAGTGCCTGGCAACCGGCAGTCCCACGCGCGATGCGGATTTCGAGCTTCACCTGGCAATTGCAGAAGCCACGCAAAACCGCCGCTTTCCGGAGTTTCTCCAACTGATCCGCACCGGAATCATTCCGCGCGGCGAGCTTCAGGGCTCTGCGCCGGGCTCACGCCCGAAGGACTATAACCTCCACCTTCAGGAGGAGCATGGTCAGATTGTCGAGGCGATCATCGAGGGCAATGCCGAAGCGGCGCGCGAGCGCATGCGCGCTCATCTGAGGGGAAGCCTTGAGCGATACAACGCACTCTTGCGTTCCCGCACCATGACGCCCGATGCGATTTAA
- a CDS encoding cupin domain-containing protein, with protein sequence MTLPIFPTVSTDTGVTRQVLSESSELMVVSFRFENGAKGKLHRHPHVQSTYVARGKFRFFRNGQAYELKAGDSLVIPGNTEHGCECLEEGELIDCFTPRRDDFLSVGSA encoded by the coding sequence ATGACTCTTCCCATTTTCCCCACGGTTTCCACCGACACAGGCGTCACCCGCCAGGTCCTTTCGGAATCGTCCGAACTCATGGTCGTCTCATTTCGGTTCGAAAACGGTGCGAAAGGCAAGCTCCATCGACACCCGCACGTGCAATCGACCTATGTGGCGCGCGGTAAGTTCCGCTTCTTTCGCAATGGCCAGGCCTATGAGCTGAAGGCTGGCGACAGCCTTGTAATCCCCGGAAACACCGAGCACGGCTGCGAGTGCCTGGAAGAAGGAGAGCTCATCGACTGCTTTACCCCCCGCAGAGACGACTTCCTCTCCGTCGGGTCTGCTTGA
- a CDS encoding ABC transporter permease, with amino-acid sequence MSIRRLRFHGVAGQVGTIAVTLLGLLLLTFFIGRLMPADPVRAIVGEDATRETYEQVYHSLGLDRPLWEQFAYYLGDVFTGNFGTSIRTGQPVIQDILHVMPATIELATFAILIGAGLGVPLGVLAAVNKDRWPDHVVRVFSLFGHSMPIFWTGMIALIVFYAYLGLVGGSGRMDQFYIGLVDERTGFLLIDSLIAGEMDVFWSAVNHIILPASLLGYSSSAYITRMTRSFMLDQLGQEYVTTARVKGLSRSQTIWQHAFINIRVQLVTIIALAYGSLLEGAVLIETVFAWPGFGQYLTNNLITGDMNAVMTCVLIVGIIFIALNLLSDVLYRIFDPRTR; translated from the coding sequence ATGTCAATTCGTCGCTTACGCTTCCACGGTGTGGCCGGGCAGGTCGGGACCATTGCGGTCACGTTGCTCGGCCTGCTTCTCCTGACCTTCTTCATCGGCCGCCTCATGCCGGCCGATCCGGTCCGCGCCATCGTCGGAGAGGACGCGACCCGCGAAACCTACGAGCAGGTGTACCACTCGCTTGGACTTGATCGTCCGCTCTGGGAACAGTTCGCCTACTATCTTGGTGACGTCTTCACCGGGAACTTCGGAACCTCCATCCGCACGGGCCAGCCGGTCATTCAGGATATCCTGCACGTGATGCCGGCGACGATCGAGCTTGCGACCTTCGCAATCCTCATCGGCGCAGGGCTCGGTGTTCCGCTCGGGGTGCTTGCTGCCGTCAACAAGGACCGTTGGCCGGACCATGTGGTGCGCGTCTTCAGCCTGTTCGGGCATTCCATGCCAATCTTCTGGACCGGCATGATCGCGCTGATTGTCTTTTACGCCTATCTCGGCCTCGTCGGCGGCAGCGGACGAATGGACCAGTTCTACATAGGCCTTGTGGATGAACGGACCGGCTTTCTCCTGATTGACAGCCTGATTGCCGGCGAAATGGATGTGTTCTGGTCGGCCGTCAACCACATCATCCTGCCGGCGTCGCTGCTTGGCTACTCCTCGTCCGCCTATATCACCCGCATGACCCGCAGCTTCATGCTGGATCAGCTTGGTCAGGAATATGTCACGACGGCACGTGTCAAAGGCCTTTCTCGCAGCCAGACGATCTGGCAGCACGCCTTCATCAACATTCGGGTGCAGCTGGTCACCATCATCGCACTTGCCTATGGCTCGCTGCTCGAAGGTGCCGTGCTGATCGAGACAGTCTTCGCGTGGCCGGGCTTTGGCCAATACCTCACCAACAACCTCATTACCGGCGACATGAACGCCGTCATGACCTGCGTCCTGATCGTCGGCATCATCTTCATCGCGCTCAATCTTCTGTCCGACGTTCTCTACCGCATCTTCGACCCGAGGACACGCTGA
- a CDS encoding ABC transporter permease encodes MTTQAETAFRLPAPLHALKNIVRFLLKSPTSTFGLAVLVLLVLVATFAPLIATHDPYAQDLTNTLQAPGQGHLFGTDELGRDIFSRLVWGSRITLTIIFLVSIVVGPIGLVIGTTAGYLGGKVDTVMMRITDIFLSFPSLILSLAFVAALGPSLNNAIIAIALTSWPPIARLARAEAMTFRKADYISAARLQGASATRIIIKSIMPMCLPSVLIRLTLNMATVILTAAGLGFLGLGAQPPLPEWGAMIATGRKYMLDSWWLVTFPGVAILSVSLAFNLLGDGLRDALDPKQMNRR; translated from the coding sequence ATGACCACTCAAGCTGAAACCGCGTTCCGCTTGCCGGCTCCGCTCCACGCACTCAAGAACATCGTGCGCTTCCTCTTGAAGAGCCCGACCTCGACCTTCGGACTTGCGGTACTGGTCCTTCTCGTCCTCGTCGCCACCTTCGCGCCGCTGATCGCCACGCATGATCCCTACGCCCAGGACCTGACCAACACGCTGCAGGCGCCGGGACAAGGGCATCTGTTCGGTACGGACGAGCTTGGCCGTGACATTTTCAGCCGGCTGGTCTGGGGCTCGCGTATCACCCTCACGATCATCTTCCTCGTCTCGATCGTCGTTGGCCCCATCGGCCTCGTCATCGGCACGACTGCCGGTTATCTTGGCGGCAAGGTCGATACCGTGATGATGCGCATCACGGACATCTTCCTGTCCTTCCCGAGCCTCATCCTCTCGCTCGCATTCGTCGCAGCACTCGGCCCAAGCCTGAACAACGCCATTATCGCGATTGCGCTGACCTCGTGGCCGCCGATCGCCCGCCTCGCGCGCGCAGAGGCAATGACCTTTCGGAAAGCTGACTACATCTCCGCCGCAAGGCTCCAGGGCGCGTCGGCGACCCGCATCATCATCAAGTCGATCATGCCGATGTGCCTGCCCTCGGTGCTCATTCGTCTCACGCTGAACATGGCAACCGTCATCCTGACGGCTGCCGGTCTCGGCTTCCTGGGGTTGGGCGCCCAACCTCCGCTGCCGGAATGGGGTGCGATGATCGCGACTGGCCGCAAGTACATGTTGGACAGCTGGTGGCTCGTCACCTTCCCCGGTGTCGCCATTCTCTCGGTCAGTCTCGCATTCAACCTTCTCGGCGACGGGCTGCGCGATGCGCTCGATCCGAAGCAGATGAACCGGAGGTAG
- a CDS encoding ABC transporter ATP-binding protein, with protein sequence MSQDILEVENLRIRYGGATTEAVRGVSFTLGRERLGIVGESGSGKSTVGRALLRLLPGATITADKLRFAELDLTALSEKELLKVRGRRMSMILQDPKFSLNPIRRVGDQVAETYLRHFRCSKAEARQKALAMLAAVKIRDPERVYDQYPHEISGGMGQRVMIAMMLLADPELVIADEPTSALDVTVRLQVLNILDGLVRDRGIGLIMISHDLNLVRNFCDRVLIMYAGRIVETLAARDLDKAQHPYTRGLLAAQPRIGGPRAPLSVLDRRPEWLEEKA encoded by the coding sequence ATGAGCCAGGACATTCTCGAGGTCGAAAACCTCCGCATCCGCTATGGCGGTGCAACAACCGAGGCCGTGCGCGGCGTCTCCTTCACTCTCGGCCGCGAACGCCTTGGGATCGTTGGCGAGTCCGGCTCCGGCAAGTCGACGGTCGGACGCGCCCTGCTGCGACTACTGCCGGGTGCCACCATTACCGCCGACAAGCTGCGCTTTGCCGAGCTCGATCTGACGGCGCTCTCGGAAAAGGAGCTGCTCAAGGTTCGCGGCCGGCGCATGTCCATGATCCTGCAGGATCCGAAGTTCTCGTTGAACCCTATTCGTCGGGTCGGCGACCAGGTGGCGGAAACCTATCTGCGACACTTCAGGTGCAGCAAGGCGGAAGCGCGTCAAAAGGCGCTCGCCATGCTGGCGGCGGTGAAGATCCGCGATCCGGAACGCGTCTATGATCAGTATCCGCACGAGATATCCGGCGGCATGGGGCAGCGCGTGATGATTGCCATGATGCTGCTTGCCGATCCCGAGCTGGTCATTGCCGACGAACCGACCTCGGCGCTCGACGTCACGGTGCGGCTGCAGGTGTTGAACATTCTCGATGGCCTCGTGCGGGATCGTGGCATCGGGCTGATCATGATCAGTCACGATTTGAATCTCGTGCGCAATTTCTGCGACCGCGTTCTGATCATGTATGCCGGCCGTATCGTCGAAACGCTGGCCGCCCGGGACCTCGACAAGGCCCAGCATCCCTATACGCGCGGCCTGCTGGCGGCTCAGCCGCGGATCGGCGGCCCGAGGGCGCCGCTCAGCGTGCTCGATCGCCGTCCCGAATGGCTGGAGGAGAAAGCCTGA
- a CDS encoding ABC transporter ATP-binding protein — translation MSVSVEARDVSITFGSGPTAAKVLPSVTFSVAPGECFGLVGESGSGKSTVLRCISMLTDIWTGDVLIGGRSVRDMPLIERCRTLQMVFQDPYGSLHPRQSVRTVLNEPLVIHMLGDREQRMRKAITDVGLPVSFLDRFPHQLSGGQRQRVAIARALILEPSLLLLDEPTSALDVSVQAEILNLLQRLREERGFTYIMVTHDLAVVDHMCDRFAVMLRGEITEVLPREAIPGNQATHAYARELIGASLEYEGSH, via the coding sequence ATGTCCGTCTCAGTCGAAGCTCGCGATGTTTCCATCACCTTCGGTAGCGGCCCCACGGCAGCCAAGGTCTTGCCAAGCGTCACCTTCTCCGTGGCGCCGGGCGAATGTTTCGGCCTCGTCGGCGAAAGCGGATCGGGCAAATCCACGGTGCTGCGCTGCATCTCTATGTTGACCGACATCTGGACCGGCGACGTGCTCATCGGTGGACGGTCGGTGCGCGACATGCCGCTGATCGAACGCTGCCGCACGCTGCAGATGGTCTTCCAGGATCCTTACGGCTCGCTGCACCCGCGCCAATCGGTCCGCACCGTGCTGAACGAGCCCCTCGTCATCCACATGCTCGGCGATCGAGAGCAGCGCATGCGCAAGGCAATCACGGATGTGGGCCTGCCAGTCTCCTTCCTCGATCGCTTTCCCCACCAGCTCTCCGGCGGCCAGCGGCAGCGTGTTGCGATCGCACGCGCGCTGATCCTCGAGCCTTCCCTGCTGCTCCTCGACGAGCCGACGTCGGCGCTCGATGTTTCCGTTCAGGCAGAAATCCTCAACCTGCTTCAGCGCCTGCGCGAAGAGCGTGGCTTCACCTACATCATGGTGACGCATGATCTGGCGGTGGTGGACCATATGTGCGACCGCTTTGCCGTCATGCTGCGCGGAGAGATCACCGAAGTCCTCCCGCGCGAGGCCATCCCCGGCAACCAGGCAACGCACGCCTACGCGCGCGAACTCATCGGCGCGTCGCTCGAATACGAAGGTTCGCACTGA
- a CDS encoding ABC transporter substrate-binding protein, with protein sequence MKRFLATVAFGALLIASTPHGVLAETPDDQLVVATTMSNILTLDPAAITGRETVQVLNNIYDTLVVLSPKDRSVQPRLAEHWEVSEDRQSIRFHLRSDAKFASGNPVTAQDIAWSLKRLLARNLAQSSFLKTRGFTLEAADKAFVAEDDHTFVLNLPKPDDPNLLLMILAQNGPGSIFDSKTVLENEKDGDLGAAWLTLNSAGSGPFTLTQWKSNEYIILTRNDDYWGEKAAMKRVLMRHLPESQSQRLLLEKGDIDVAYSLQAPDLKSLEADEAIAIASTPGSGFYYLSVSMKDERFANKKVREALRYLIDYDGLDKAVMPYYGKLHQRPLSSGVLGALPDEGYKLDVAKAKALLAEAGYPDGFKTTLRVLSEDPFMKAATAIQNTLAQAGIQAELISGSGDQIYGAMRERNFELLLGRGGGGQQPHPDNNLRSIAYNPDNSDDAKLTNYQSWRTSFYDEKLNKMIEEALVERDAAKQAKLYEGVQQYMDEIVMSIQPFSEVVDTAAYRSDVKGMIVSPWLSRFEGVTKER encoded by the coding sequence ATGAAACGCTTTCTCGCAACGGTCGCGTTCGGCGCGCTTCTCATCGCCTCGACGCCGCACGGCGTTCTCGCCGAAACACCGGATGACCAACTCGTCGTCGCAACGACGATGAGCAACATCCTGACGCTCGATCCCGCCGCCATCACCGGCCGCGAGACCGTACAGGTTCTGAACAACATCTACGACACGCTGGTCGTTCTTTCGCCGAAGGACCGCAGCGTGCAGCCGCGCCTCGCCGAACACTGGGAGGTTTCCGAGGACCGCCAGTCGATCCGCTTTCACTTGCGCAGCGATGCCAAGTTTGCGTCCGGCAATCCCGTAACGGCGCAGGATATCGCCTGGAGCTTGAAGCGCCTGCTTGCGCGTAACCTCGCTCAGTCGTCCTTCCTCAAGACACGCGGCTTCACGCTTGAGGCGGCCGACAAGGCATTCGTCGCCGAAGACGACCACACCTTCGTTCTCAATCTGCCGAAACCCGACGACCCGAACCTGCTGTTGATGATCCTGGCCCAGAATGGCCCCGGCTCCATCTTCGACAGCAAGACGGTGCTCGAGAACGAGAAGGACGGCGACCTCGGTGCCGCGTGGCTGACCCTGAACTCCGCGGGTTCCGGTCCTTTCACGCTCACGCAGTGGAAATCGAACGAATACATCATCCTTACGCGCAACGACGACTACTGGGGTGAAAAGGCTGCAATGAAGCGGGTGCTGATGCGCCATCTGCCCGAATCCCAATCGCAACGGCTGCTTCTGGAAAAGGGCGACATCGATGTTGCATACTCGCTGCAGGCGCCGGACCTGAAGTCGCTCGAGGCCGACGAAGCTATTGCCATCGCATCGACGCCGGGCTCTGGCTTCTACTATCTCAGCGTCTCGATGAAGGATGAGCGCTTTGCCAACAAGAAGGTACGCGAGGCACTGCGATACCTGATCGATTATGACGGTCTCGACAAGGCGGTCATGCCCTATTACGGCAAGCTGCATCAGCGGCCCCTGTCGTCAGGCGTTCTTGGCGCGTTGCCGGACGAGGGCTACAAGCTGGACGTGGCGAAGGCGAAGGCGCTGCTTGCCGAAGCAGGCTACCCAGACGGCTTCAAGACGACTCTGCGCGTCCTGTCTGAAGATCCGTTCATGAAGGCGGCGACGGCCATCCAGAACACGCTTGCACAGGCCGGCATCCAGGCGGAACTCATCAGTGGTTCGGGCGATCAGATCTATGGCGCGATGCGCGAGCGAAACTTCGAACTGCTGCTGGGTCGCGGCGGCGGCGGCCAGCAGCCGCATCCGGACAACAATCTGCGGTCCATCGCCTATAACCCCGACAATTCGGACGATGCGAAGCTGACCAACTATCAGAGCTGGCGCACGAGCTTCTACGACGAGAAGCTGAACAAGATGATCGAGGAAGCACTAGTCGAGCGCGATGCAGCCAAGCAGGCGAAGCTCTACGAGGGCGTGCAGCAGTACATGGACGAGATCGTCATGTCGATCCAGCCGTTCTCGGAAGTGGTCGACACGGCCGCGTACCGAAGCGACGTGAAAGGCATGATCGTCAGCCCCTGGCTCTCGCGCTTCGAGGGTGTGACCAAGGAGCGGTAA
- a CDS encoding SGNH/GDSL hydrolase family protein: MKTILAFGDSLTWGADPATGLRHPSEGRWPEVLARELEGAAKVIPEGLGGRTTCYDDHAGPACRNGAKALQVALASHMPLDLVIVMLGTNDIKPVHGGRAEGAVSGMRRLAQIVDTFPYKPAGARPKLLIVAPPPCSVGPGGQPAAGRSIAESERLSPLYRKLASELGHAFFDAGSVARASQIDGVHLESAATAAVGRALAAPVAEILG; the protein is encoded by the coding sequence GTGAAGACCATTCTCGCTTTTGGTGACAGCCTGACGTGGGGCGCAGATCCAGCGACCGGCTTGCGCCACCCGTCGGAAGGTCGCTGGCCCGAGGTGCTTGCCCGGGAACTCGAAGGCGCAGCAAAGGTCATCCCCGAAGGGCTTGGTGGCCGCACGACCTGCTACGACGACCATGCCGGACCGGCGTGCCGCAATGGGGCCAAGGCGCTGCAGGTGGCGCTTGCAAGTCATATGCCGCTCGACCTCGTCATCGTGATGCTCGGCACCAATGACATAAAGCCCGTGCATGGAGGGCGGGCGGAAGGGGCCGTTTCCGGTATGCGCCGGCTGGCGCAGATCGTCGACACGTTTCCCTACAAACCGGCTGGCGCCCGGCCGAAGCTGCTGATCGTCGCTCCGCCACCCTGTTCCGTCGGTCCGGGCGGACAGCCGGCGGCCGGGCGCAGCATAGCGGAGTCGGAGCGGCTTTCTCCGCTCTACCGCAAGCTGGCGAGCGAACTCGGACACGCATTCTTCGATGCCGGCTCCGTCGCGCGCGCCTCGCAGATCGATGGAGTGCATCTCGAATCCGCTGCGACAGCTGCGGTCGGTCGGGCGCTCGCCGCGCCCGTTGCCGAAATTCTTGGCTGA
- a CDS encoding mandelate racemase family protein, with product MIITDVEVRVFRTTTRRHSDSAGHAHPGPPHQVEQAMLTVRTEDGHEGHSFTAPEIVRPHVIEKFVKKVLIGQDHRDRERLWQDLAHWQRGSAAQLTDRTLAVVDCALWDLAGRTLRQPVYKLVGGYRDKVLAYGSIMCGDELEGGLATPEDYGRFAEALVKRGYKGIKLHTWMPPVSWAPDVKMDIKACAAVREAVGPNIRLMIDAFHWYSRTDALELGRGLEKLGFDWIEEPMDEQSLSSYKWLADNLDIPVIGPESAGGKHWHRAEWIKAGACDILRTGVNDVGGITPALKTMHLAEAFGMECEVHGNTAMNLHVVAATKNCRWYERGLLHPFLEYDDGHDYLKSLSDSMDREGFVHVPDRPGLGEDIDFEFIENHRVR from the coding sequence ATGATCATCACCGACGTCGAAGTGCGGGTTTTCCGCACGACCACTCGCCGCCATTCGGACAGTGCTGGTCACGCGCATCCAGGCCCGCCGCATCAGGTCGAACAGGCAATGCTGACTGTCCGCACGGAAGACGGTCATGAAGGCCATTCCTTTACGGCGCCGGAGATTGTGCGGCCGCACGTCATCGAAAAGTTCGTCAAGAAGGTCCTGATTGGCCAGGATCACCGGGATCGCGAGCGGCTTTGGCAGGATCTCGCCCATTGGCAGCGCGGTTCGGCCGCGCAGCTCACGGATCGCACACTTGCCGTGGTCGATTGCGCCCTCTGGGACCTCGCCGGGCGGACTTTGAGACAACCTGTATACAAGTTGGTGGGGGGCTACCGCGACAAGGTGCTCGCCTATGGCTCCATCATGTGCGGCGATGAACTGGAGGGGGGCCTCGCGACACCTGAAGACTACGGTCGCTTTGCCGAAGCGCTCGTCAAGCGCGGCTACAAGGGTATCAAGCTGCACACCTGGATGCCCCCCGTCAGCTGGGCGCCGGACGTGAAGATGGACATCAAGGCCTGCGCGGCCGTTCGCGAGGCCGTCGGGCCGAATATCCGACTGATGATCGATGCCTTTCATTGGTATTCGCGCACGGATGCGCTCGAGCTTGGGCGCGGCCTGGAAAAGCTCGGCTTCGATTGGATCGAGGAGCCGATGGATGAGCAGTCGCTGTCTTCCTACAAGTGGCTGGCCGACAATCTGGACATCCCCGTCATTGGCCCGGAAAGCGCGGGCGGCAAGCACTGGCACCGTGCCGAATGGATCAAGGCGGGTGCCTGCGACATCCTGCGGACCGGCGTAAACGACGTTGGCGGTATCACGCCGGCGCTGAAAACCATGCACCTTGCCGAGGCCTTCGGGATGGAGTGCGAGGTTCACGGCAATACCGCGATGAACCTGCATGTAGTCGCGGCAACGAAAAACTGCCGCTGGTACGAGCGTGGATTGCTCCACCCGTTCCTCGAATACGATGACGGGCACGATTACCTGAAGTCGCTATCCGACTCGATGGATCGGGAAGGTTTTGTGCATGTGCCGGACCGTCCGGGTCTCGGCGAGGACATCGACTTCGAGTTCATCGAAAATCACCGTGTCCGCTGA
- a CDS encoding fatty acid desaturase, protein MNTHVYPPASLAEDNAGAWLKILAKYRQPRIGRSALELLVTIVPFVGLWVIAYFSLVHEFWFGLIAIIPAAAFLLRLFMIQHDCGHGSFFARRGLDDWTGRVIGVLTLTPYDYWRRAHAIHHASAGNLDERGIGDITTLTISEYRALSPMKRLGYRLYRHPLVMFGIGPAWLFLLKQRLPFGMMNGGTLPWVSTMATNLAIVICAAVMAWAIGLVPFLLIHLPIVLLSGAAGIWLFYVQHQFEETHWSAGEDWHFPRAALHGASHYDLPLVLRWLTGNIGIHHVHHLSSRIPYYRLPEVLRDHPQLADIGRITIWDSLQCVRLVLWDDRHQKLVSFRDAANTAVTP, encoded by the coding sequence ATGAACACACATGTCTATCCACCGGCCTCACTTGCCGAAGATAATGCCGGTGCATGGTTGAAGATCCTTGCGAAGTACCGTCAGCCCCGCATTGGGCGCAGCGCGTTGGAGCTTCTCGTCACAATCGTCCCGTTCGTCGGCTTGTGGGTCATCGCCTATTTTTCCCTCGTTCACGAGTTCTGGTTCGGGCTGATCGCAATCATTCCGGCCGCGGCCTTCCTTCTTCGGCTCTTCATGATCCAGCACGACTGCGGACACGGCTCGTTCTTTGCTCGTCGCGGGCTCGACGACTGGACAGGACGTGTGATCGGCGTGCTGACGTTGACGCCTTACGATTACTGGCGCCGAGCGCATGCCATTCATCACGCCTCGGCTGGCAATCTGGATGAGCGGGGCATCGGCGATATCACCACGCTCACGATCTCGGAATACCGTGCACTTTCGCCCATGAAGCGCCTGGGCTATCGCCTGTACAGGCATCCGCTCGTCATGTTCGGCATCGGCCCTGCCTGGCTCTTTCTGCTCAAGCAGCGCCTGCCCTTCGGGATGATGAACGGAGGTACGCTACCCTGGGTCTCCACCATGGCGACGAACCTCGCGATCGTGATCTGCGCCGCCGTGATGGCATGGGCGATCGGGCTGGTGCCCTTCCTCTTGATCCACCTGCCGATCGTGCTCTTGTCGGGTGCGGCCGGCATCTGGCTCTTTTATGTGCAGCACCAGTTTGAAGAGACGCACTGGTCTGCCGGTGAGGATTGGCACTTCCCGCGGGCAGCTCTGCACGGTGCTTCCCATTATGACCTGCCGCTGGTGCTGCGATGGCTGACCGGCAATATCGGCATTCATCACGTGCATCATCTTTCCAGCCGGATCCCCTACTACAGATTGCCGGAGGTTCTGCGCGACCATCCGCAACTCGCGGATATCGGCCGCATCACTATCTGGGATAGCTTGCAGTGCGTCAGGCTCGTCCTTTGGGATGACAGGCACCAGAAACTTGTTTCCTTCCGGGACGCTGCCAATACGGCCGTTACCCCATAA
- a CDS encoding septal ring lytic transglycosylase RlpA family protein, translating to MVIDVGEVVKGARCLVIAVACAWCATCTTPKSPNEEHSERHVAEKAYGLRPSPRATRSKYIRKGGSRYIVGNPYVVRGTRYYPKEDPSYDRKGKASWYGAAFKGRRTANNEVYHPDRLSAAHPTLPLPSYVRVTNLENGFSLILRVNDRGPYRQGRIIDVSSKAANMLDLKHRGTASVRVQYMGRARLDGHDEPYLMASYVKTRDRLPEVDPKVQSASEIRVASNSSSVDHLRGDGQSLRSAPANLVASTANLSYQAWIGAGTSEQMGTSPESASVSFERSSDSGAKVHDIKDVKYCLEEAADTGARDMCEVKVPPLPVFNRLRRLIGVISKRRRALNGYRWLTRIASFGARRERCSTLT from the coding sequence ATGGTTATCGATGTCGGTGAGGTCGTCAAAGGCGCGCGATGCCTGGTGATCGCGGTCGCGTGCGCATGGTGCGCCACCTGTACGACCCCCAAATCCCCGAACGAGGAGCACAGCGAAAGACATGTTGCCGAGAAGGCATACGGACTGAGACCGAGCCCGCGAGCCACCCGGAGCAAGTACATTCGCAAGGGTGGTAGCCGCTATATCGTCGGCAATCCCTATGTTGTGAGAGGCACGCGCTACTATCCGAAGGAAGACCCGAGCTACGACAGGAAGGGAAAGGCTTCATGGTACGGCGCGGCGTTCAAGGGACGTCGGACCGCCAACAACGAAGTTTACCACCCGGATCGCCTTTCTGCTGCTCATCCGACCCTCCCGTTGCCCAGTTATGTCCGCGTAACCAATCTCGAAAACGGCTTCTCGCTCATCCTGCGCGTCAACGATCGGGGTCCCTATCGTCAGGGTCGCATCATCGATGTTTCCAGCAAGGCAGCGAACATGCTGGACCTGAAACATCGCGGCACCGCCTCCGTTCGCGTGCAGTATATGGGTCGCGCCCGCTTGGACGGACATGACGAGCCCTATCTCATGGCCTCCTACGTCAAGACGCGTGATCGGCTCCCGGAAGTCGACCCGAAAGTTCAAAGCGCTAGCGAGATCAGGGTGGCCTCGAACTCGTCGAGCGTCGATCATCTGCGGGGTGACGGCCAATCCCTCAGGTCGGCGCCGGCGAACCTGGTAGCCAGTACGGCGAACCTCTCCTACCAGGCATGGATTGGCGCGGGGACTTCCGAGCAAATGGGGACATCGCCTGAAAGCGCTTCCGTTTCCTTCGAGCGTTCGTCGGACAGCGGCGCAAAGGTCCACGATATCAAGGATGTCAAATATTGCTTGGAGGAAGCGGCTGATACTGGGGCGCGCGACATGTGCGAAGTTAAGGTGCCCCCTCTGCCCGTTTTCAATCGCCTCCGGCGCCTGATTGGTGTGATCTCCAAAAGACGACGTGCGCTCAACGGCTACCGTTGGCTTACCCGAATCGCCTCCTTCGGGGCGCGTAGAGAACGCTGCAGCACCTTGACTTGA